The following is a genomic window from Aphis gossypii isolate Hap1 chromosome X, ASM2018417v2, whole genome shotgun sequence.
tCCGTTTGCACACAGATAAAATATCGAGTAAtccactgtatatatatatatatatatatcatagccTTTCTAAACAACAAGACACAAGTATCTATAAGACATCAGATTATGGATTTTGCGATAGTGTCAAATACAGGACCTAAAGGCTACATGATAACTTTAAGTTTATATGAAGTGTATTTAAGTGTTTGCTGCAAGAGAAATATACATGATTTATCTAGTCAATCTATGATAATCTATACACACTCTATTAACTTACGATAACCTAAGACTCTCTTAAttcaaagataaaaattaatctactTATTTAACGACGTGCGCCCCTTCACTACACAAGCACCGTCGCGATGACGATGAGGCAAGTTGCCCAGAGGATAGGTATTACGAGGGACGTCTAGAAAATGAGGTTACAACAtgcgttaaaaatttaaaaataaatatatttaaatgagatTTACAAGATAAGTGTTAGACCATATCATTATTTCTCTACATTATcacactttaattttttatctgtattgatacattttaagttcagTATTTCaaaacctattatttaaatataagtattgtattgAACGCACAGTATACGctacgtttatttatttttccagtGGAGTTTAATTTGTGGAgctcatataattttaactttctcGAAACAAGAAACAACTGTTGTTCAAACTGTTTCTATGGGATTGCTgagaaatgttattaaattaaacaattactaCCTATTCACTTTTTGGTTTatctatttttcatttgtccAGTGTATAGAGATACAGTAGGTACTGTCAATCGAGATGATTTGGAACTGCGAGGTGAAATGAAATGAACAAACGATTCGGTTTCTCTTTAACATATCACGTTATATCTGAGAGAAAATGATATATTCTAATTCTacctttattaaaattaaatttacaatttttgtgataataaatgttattactaaCCAAGTGATTGGTCTTATTATTacttccaaaaaaaataaccaaacatTTCGTAAATAGTATGATAACAgcgattttattattgctctCAAAAGTGCTTCAGATCTTGATGATTGAAGTCAAGTGTAaaggtttatatattttttatgctttAAAGAACACTACAAAAATCAAAAGCAGAATTTTTTAGTTGGGGgtctaaaaaatttttttccaattttatagtataaattttattttacaaaaaaaaattgagtgacttataagtataacacCAAAACACACATATGAAGGgagcaaataattaaaaaaaggcaaaaaaaaggcaatttcaaatttcaatagtaggtacctattgttattaagttctatttttctatttaaaagtttttttattctgtttttGTAATGTTCCTTGttgatatcatttttattatttttaaaattaagcgtgtatacacttaaaaaaaggttaaatCAACCTGTTTTTTAAGATATTCAATTTACATGTACTtatgttacaatttttaattttttttttttttttaaatattttgttacaagTCAACCCTAACGGGTTTGAATTGAATTTCTCATAGGTTATCAATTTTCATAGCTGTTACGAGTCACCCAAAAATTGAGATGACTTGAAAGTCAGTTGTAACacgtataggtactttttattttattttatcctatTCATGAGACATATGCacacatttatgtattttttgtagcCCAttgcgattttttttaagctcgGAATACCTACCTAGAAGCATGATAAAGGAACCTTTACCGTGCCTAGAAGAATATCAAAATTGTAACAAGTCACCTCGATTGacggtacataatattactatataaaatataaatactatataatacaatatacttattaaataacatcaacaaaaaaacatcACGTAGATATAGTTAATtccaatatgtattatttccaaattattttttttgtttttatactaataataataataatagaatatattactctataaaacatttttataattttctgtaCGTGAGTAcatgataacattttcaaaatattttgacaccTTTTGAACTACCttacctatttatagatatttgacgttttgtttatttattcattcttttagtttttaatctaGAAAATATGTCAATGCAAATTTTTGCATAATCTGtctaaataaactaaagaTTCTTCTAGATATTAGAAGATATCTAGAATAAGCTAACCGATATTAAGgctactatttttttctagtacCTATAGTACAGGTGTCACTAAATGGCAGCTCGAGGATGAATTTTAACCAACCCGCAGACAAGGAGAGAAAAAACCGATAGTTTAATACGTAACCTAATCTAAccggcatattataataaatattatgtatacttcgGATTTTTATGGCCCGCGAGAATTTTCCGAATTCTTAATGTGGCCCacggaaaatattaattggtgACCCCtactatagtatgtatatactcGTAGTGTAATTACTAGGTCTCGAAATTATATCACTAAAAATGTACGAAATATGCATGTATTTATGCACTAATTTTCATTCGAAtgtgtacttaaaatatgcaaaaatatgtaaacaaaaatgcATGTTAAATCAAttcatatagtttaaaaatgaatataattcaataaataattaatatggaaCAAAAAACTGTGTTAAATGcctaattgaaataatttaactgtatcTTGTGCCTATAATGTATGTTGCATTTTGAACTTTCACTCATCTAAATAAGAAGTGGTCTGCCAGTCcattactacctatattatagtttttcggGTTTTTCGTTATCAAGATCACTGATCGTCGATCGATGATAAATTATCGCAGTGGTGTCTAAAGcaatctttatttaattatagtgaGTTGTAGCGGAAATACgtgtaattgtaatttatgatagttgtattatattacaccaATTTTTCTTTCCACATTTGCGGGATTTACGTAGGAGTGTTGGACATAGCGTAAAGTATTAGTATCAATaacttaatactattttaagttctgaacggagtgatgaatgtattgattctacAACGATGAATAACTTctggggtggtttccgatggcaaagtgaatatccttggtgcattatggagatcaaaagtaaacattttccagcagttttcaaaaaaaatcgagtaaaataaaaataaaagtgaagGAAAAACGTTAagttttacgcaaaaccagtttttgaccaaatcaattttttttatatggttataacAACTTATaggtaactcaaaaactaatcacaataaatacttgaaattttcaccaaatgtacctatatattaatgttatctatatacagataaattttcaaaatattttaactttttttgaattatttatagaccactaaAATGttcgattttcaatttttacaaaatatgtcaaaatcacgaaaatttgcGAGTAATTTTGCAGttgaaaaatcacaaaaaatattgtgtttatatctaaggttaaaaaattcaacactaagtttttcataaattttccttcaaatagctatagagaaaatttgAAGTATCATAATAGGAAAAATGTGATGtgcgtttaaatattatatgtttacgaaatcgcgtacgataacgatttatcttcaaacgaaattaaatacttgttatgattcaaaaagtttaagtcgtagatacttaaaaatttcaccAGCTATTTAGattggaattttatttaaatgatttaatttttaaaatattttgcttattttaatgctatttatatatttaggcatttgaaatgttcgttttttattttatttttatttttatgaatatcgataaaaaaattttggccgggtcaaaattgtaatacaaatagttcctcataaattattcttataatgattaaaaaattataagaatacataggcacaattttgtttattagtatttgatattttgtaggtataataattcataaaaatgtttgtataagtagctaaaatttgaaaatgtaattcaagattttccataagtttagcttacaataattattaaagaacttaaattttggtgtattcaggccattaaaacataaactacaattttcaccaaccactggaaattatatcttaggctgacaaatcatcttcgttcagaataattttacgtatacaataatacctaaaattggattcaaatttaacactcctataatatataatggtgATCCAcgcggcacctaatgtacaacaGAGGCTCTTCTGCAGAGCAGTACCCACTTACCAGCTTTTTTTTCGTAAagatgcattttattttagaaaaatgataaaatatgtataaaaatttaaaatggtcCAAATAtgcaacatttaattttgcataCCAACACATTAGTttacaattcaaatttatagctTATCCAGCTACTTTTTGGACTGTTGAAAAAAACAtgcaattgtatataaatccgggccctagtaataactaataatatattgtttcacatttttcaaaatttcattaCTATGCACTAATacagtaatacatatttttaagaaataaaggGTAATGAAATTgaagtatagataatatattattttcaaaacataaattagcTTGGCTGGctggtttaaaaatgttgacgaGCTGTAAGTTAGACTCTAACGTTTGTGTTTCTCAACCTTTTTAGTGTCGCGATCCtcaaaatagatataaaatatagtaaatcacTTTGCAACCCccctatgtatattaaaaacaaatttaaacaataaaaatattatatcattaaccaATTAACcaaagaaaatatacaatttatacctaTCACATGTGTAGTCCCTAATTTAAACTTgttaaaagtataagtattttttttattcactaacataaaaatgtttattttgtaaatgatccttttattatttttgacctaCGTGACCCCTAGTTAAAGTGATCGCGATGCCCAGCCCAGGTTGAGAAACACTGGGTTAGAGATCCCTAcactaatatatcataaatatatttacttttaaagtgaaaaaaaaatatacttcatgtaagtgttaaataatttaatatattttaagtggaaattaaaaaatgtaatgcaaatataataataaatataatttaaaatagcaatttttattcaataataaatatatatgtatatatattatatactatatatgcaTTGTAAACGCAAATGTATATGTTAGCAGCAATGTTAATTTAGTCATTTTAGCAATAACCAATTAGTAATGATATCACCTATTTTGCTAAGTCAGTAATGTTTTttctagttattttaattaatatagaacTGTCTGGCAATGAAATATTCATACACTtactattgaattattaacaaaaatatcctacaaataaaaataataattattacaatacctatgatattaatattataatgctatttttctttctatctttgataaaaatatattttatgatatacccaattacctacaaataattattatacaaattataaaatataaatattatgataataatagacacaatttatcataaaatattgatagcttgatattattattatacatggaaaaaatataaattaatgtatattatttcaataaataacaaaacttaacaattattttgaaagaaatactttctttaaatttactgAAATGTCcagtcttaaattatattacctcctagtaattaatgaaaatatttacatcattGCCACTAACatatacaacatttatatGCCCATTTTTAAGACGGTTGAAAGCATCCCTTTTTAAAGagttggttaaaaaaaattttaaatacatatgctAGAACAAGTGTGGATGtagaatttatcataattatgtgTGACTTTCCTGAAACATGTTCTCATTAGTGATATTATTGGTGGTGACAACTAAGATTCTTAGAAATATCTGCAAGTATATgacataaatatagtttaaattaaaatgtgtttttattatatcactaGTTTACTACTATAAAATAGCATAAGTACCAATCTCCCAATTTTTAATaggaaaacataatttaattctttatttttttttctcttaaagttatattagaaattaattttcaattttatatatattatattattataaataaataaactaattattcataatttattatggtgTTCAATAttaccctttttttttttttataataaaaaaataaacttgtacTTAAATAGACAAGAcaaaactaaacatttatttcctacaaaacttaaaaaaattgagcatataaattcaaattatttttcaaaatccaaATTGTACCacttactatataattttggtaataattttagatgatAATGATCTAAGTGCGTGAAATAACTGCTTTCAACCGCCCTACTACATTATTTGAACTATTTGAACTTTGGTATTATTCtaccaaaataatgttttattgataatataatgccaatataaaaaaactagcTGTGGAGTACAAAATAAGATTCATATCACAGCTAAAAATTTAGTAGCCAGCTTTGTATAATAgaattaacattttcattaaatagagaggacataattaaacattataacattttaatttgtacaattttCTAATTACAATGAAATAGAATAAACacagaattttattatttatggttttgTAGAGTATTACAAAGCCAATCCATAGCCTCATCAAGTCCTATACCTTTTTTGGctgatgttttaaatatttggaatGTTCGATTTTTTAAAGAGTCTAATCCAAGGGCTTGATGTATCTCAGTAACATTCATACAACCCTCAACATCTTGTTTGTTAgctaatattgttaatatagcACCATTTAGTTCTTCTTcctaaaaattcataaaaattatttaaataacaaaaatattaaaccaacatgaaaattatttaaaaaaaatagtttacttTCAACATATACATCAATTCGTCTTTTGCTATGCCCATTCTTTCTCGATCAACTGAATCAATTACATATACTACAGCAtctgtatttgaataataacaccTCCAATATGGCCTATAAAACAAGGTTTTgacacaaaaattaatacaaatatattttgattaatatacttttcttataatttatgacaatGATTTTTGGAACAACGGCattagtattgtttttatactaaacaaaaaatggccttttatacaataccatccaaaatattataagtaatacatttaggttttattataacaatgtatagTTCATAAATACAAACcaatgtataatgttaaattagatttatctaccattattattgactattgtatataattcaaaaaatcttccataaataattaaaattaaaacattacctAATGGTTGTTTGGCCTCCAAGATCCCAAACttggaatttaatatttttataagtaacttGTTCAACATTGAATCCTATTGTTGGAATAGTAGTTACAACTTCACCAACTTGtaacctatatagtatagttgTCTTTCCTGCGCCATCTAAGCCCAAGATTAAAATTCTCAGTTCTTTTTCACCAAATAGACTCTTGAAATAACTGTAAAATCCCcctgaaaaatcataattcacaatttttatatcaaatatatacttacacaccaaaatattaataatttttatacaatatattccttttttgaatttgactataaatatattaataacaaattttataaacattaaaagttatattatttactgagaagtaatcaaaaaaattcatttctatttacatttttatttcttaataactTAGTATTGtttacaagtaaataaatatctatcaaagaaaaaataatagaatttatagaactccaatttatttacataagatttataggtattggcttaagtatatttgatttttcacatatttgtgaatgaaaaataaaatagaaatcgaggtttaaaaaaaacatttattaaaaccaaGAGATGAACTAAAACAACTaactaatattcaaatactaaataaaaagtttaatttctccagccaattaaaataattagtaatcttttatttaaaccTATTCCTATTAAGAATTTCGAGCAATACTACCATgtaaactaaaattgtataaaatacaaaaaatgagttattttttcacaacaaataggtactaataattttacacataatttaattaatcatggttatgtatatattaaaaatatcaacttattcttttttatatgaacTGAATATAAACtaggaaataatttataccacaAAATCATACAAAATTCCTTACtaatttgaaatgtaaatatttaaaattatacaacacataatacaacaatttattcCTATAAGACAATACTTtcataatctataaatatcatatatttaaagttgGTTCAGACTACCCATTGTTTGTtggttaaataacatttagcTGGCCTGCAAAAGCCAGTAGATATTATCTAATgtcttattaggtatatttttttacttaacagTGATTATCAACTTTAGGTATTTCCTAAAATTCCTGGGGAC
Proteins encoded in this region:
- the LOC114129459 gene encoding ADP-ribosylation factor-like protein 1; this encodes MGGFYSYFKSLFGEKELRILILGLDGAGKTTILYRLQVGEVVTTIPTIGFNVEQVTYKNIKFQVWDLGGQTTIRPYWRCYYSNTDAVVYVIDSVDRERMGIAKDELMYMLKEEELNGAILTILANKQDVEGCMNVTEIHQALGLDSLKNRTFQIFKTSAKKGIGLDEAMDWLCNTLQNHK